The following coding sequences are from one Oikeobacillus pervagus window:
- a CDS encoding metal ABC transporter solute-binding protein, Zn/Mn family: MKIKSVISAAILTLILILSGCGSPKSTSENKEVKDKETLNVYTTIYPLEDFTKKIGGEFVDVKSIYPPNVDAHTYEPSTKDMVNLANSDLFIYTGVGIEGFSEKASETLKKEDVQILKAGEGLELIESSHSHEHEHENEHHEDEAHDDEHKDSHEHKEEEHHHGDVDPHIWLDPSLAIDLANNIKTSLSKLMPEHKEEFESNYTQLKGELEKLDQEFKTTIENSKTKYLLVTHAAYGYWEKRYGIEQIAITGLSPTQEPTQKQLQEIIQKSTEHNIHYVIFEQNVSPKVAKIIQEELGAKSLTLHNLEAVTEENVKQKDDYLSIMRENLETIKTALNE, translated from the coding sequence GTCCGTTATTTCCGCTGCTATCCTTACGTTAATCCTTATATTATCCGGTTGCGGAAGCCCCAAAAGCACTAGCGAAAATAAAGAAGTAAAGGATAAAGAAACATTAAATGTCTATACAACAATTTATCCACTTGAAGATTTCACAAAAAAAATTGGAGGTGAGTTTGTTGATGTGAAGAGCATCTACCCGCCAAATGTGGACGCCCATACTTACGAACCTTCTACTAAAGATATGGTTAATCTAGCAAATTCTGATTTATTTATCTACACAGGTGTTGGTATTGAAGGTTTTTCAGAAAAAGCTTCTGAAACTTTGAAAAAAGAAGATGTTCAAATTCTAAAAGCTGGTGAAGGACTTGAACTCATAGAATCTAGTCATTCTCATGAGCATGAACATGAGAATGAGCACCATGAAGATGAAGCCCATGACGATGAACACAAAGACTCTCATGAACATAAAGAAGAAGAGCATCATCACGGTGATGTGGATCCCCATATATGGCTAGATCCTAGCCTTGCTATTGATCTAGCAAATAATATAAAAACTTCGTTAAGTAAGTTAATGCCAGAACACAAAGAAGAGTTTGAAAGCAATTATACCCAGCTAAAAGGTGAGCTAGAAAAGCTTGATCAAGAATTTAAGACGACCATTGAAAACTCAAAAACAAAATATTTATTGGTTACCCATGCTGCCTATGGATATTGGGAAAAGCGTTATGGGATTGAACAGATCGCCATTACAGGTTTATCACCTACACAAGAACCTACCCAGAAACAATTGCAGGAAATCATTCAAAAGTCAACCGAGCATAACATCCATTATGTGATTTTTGAGCAAAATGTCTCACCAAAGGTAGCAAAAATCATTCAAGAGGAATTGGGGGCAAAGTCGCTTACTCTCCATAATCTTGAAGCTGTAACTGAAGAAAACGTGAAACAAAAAGATGATTATCTCAGTATTATGCGCGAGAATTTAGAAACGATAAAAACAGCTTTAAATGAATAA